One stretch of Pseudomonas fragi DNA includes these proteins:
- a CDS encoding LLM class flavin-dependent oxidoreductase: MSERQLSLNLFIYPNGHHEAAWRHPQSVPESSMDIGYYQQLALRAEREKLDAIFFADSPSLAESGREGLRIRFEPVTWLAAIAAVTQRIGLIATASTTYSEPYNLARSFSALDHLSKGRAGWNIVTTSMAAAAANFGLDEHPSAHDRYAQAEEFVQVVGDLWDSWEDDALVLDKTAGVFADSDKVHSINHVGAYYKVKGPLNSPRSPQGRPVQVQAGSSEDGRDFAARHAEAIFTAHQTLQSATEFANDIRARARAVGRDPRQLKILPGISPYIASTEAEAQRKFDELNELVLPHVSLGQLRRMLGVDLSGQDLDAPFPRHLINFEGVESQSSRFKLIIDIVDRENVTLRQLINRLAGARGHWVPVGTPVQIADLIEQWFRSGAADGFNVMPPAFPDGFEVFLDEVLPILRQRGLFRSEYAGSTLREHYGLTRPESRYTLKTA, translated from the coding sequence ATGTCCGAACGTCAGCTCAGCCTCAACTTGTTTATTTACCCCAACGGCCATCACGAAGCCGCCTGGCGCCACCCGCAGTCAGTGCCGGAGTCGTCCATGGATATCGGCTATTACCAGCAGTTGGCGCTGCGTGCCGAGCGGGAAAAGCTCGATGCGATTTTCTTTGCCGACTCGCCGTCCCTTGCTGAAAGCGGCCGGGAGGGTTTGCGGATCCGCTTCGAACCGGTGACCTGGCTGGCGGCCATTGCGGCAGTGACCCAGCGTATCGGCCTGATCGCCACGGCCAGTACCACCTACAGCGAACCCTACAACCTGGCGCGTTCGTTCAGTGCGCTGGATCACCTGAGCAAGGGCCGTGCGGGTTGGAACATTGTCACCACGTCGATGGCTGCCGCCGCGGCCAACTTTGGTCTTGATGAACACCCTTCGGCCCATGACCGCTACGCCCAGGCCGAAGAGTTCGTGCAAGTGGTCGGTGACCTCTGGGACAGCTGGGAAGACGACGCGCTGGTGCTGGATAAAACCGCCGGGGTATTTGCCGACAGTGACAAAGTGCATTCGATCAACCATGTGGGGGCCTACTACAAGGTCAAGGGGCCGTTGAACTCGCCGCGTTCGCCCCAGGGGCGACCGGTGCAGGTGCAGGCCGGTTCATCCGAGGATGGTCGTGATTTTGCCGCCAGGCATGCTGAAGCCATCTTTACCGCGCACCAGACACTGCAAAGCGCCACGGAATTTGCCAATGACATCCGCGCCCGGGCCAGGGCTGTGGGCCGCGACCCGCGCCAGCTGAAAATTCTTCCGGGCATCAGCCCGTATATCGCCAGCACCGAAGCCGAAGCGCAGCGCAAGTTCGATGAACTCAATGAGCTGGTATTGCCCCACGTGTCCCTGGGCCAATTGCGGCGCATGTTGGGTGTGGACTTGTCGGGTCAGGATCTGGACGCGCCGTTTCCCCGCCATTTGATCAACTTCGAGGGTGTTGAAAGCCAGTCCAGCCGCTTCAAGCTGATCATCGATATTGTCGACCGCGAAAACGTCACCTTGCGTCAGTTGATCAACCGTCTGGCGGGCGCGCGCGGGCACTGGGTGCCGGTGGGCACACCGGTGCAGATTGCCGACCTGATCGAACAGTGGTTCCGCAGCGGCGCGGCCGATGGCTTCAACGTGATGCCGCCGGCATTCCCCGATGGCTTTGAAGTGTTCCTCGATGAAGTGCTGCCGATCTTGCGCCAGCGCGGGTTGTTCCGCAGTGAATACGCGGGCAGCACCTTGCGCGAACACTACGGCCTGACTCGCCCTGAATCGCGCTACACCCTGAAAACCGCCTGA
- a CDS encoding ABC transporter ATP-binding protein, giving the protein MLNNSLTLENISKRFASRPGSTSQLQVLDNIQLDIAPGEFISIVGASGCGKSTLLRLILGLDEEYEGRILLNGQPIDGTGLERGIVFQDHRLFPWLNVEQNVAVALKNSPLSTKEKRDTVREHIELVGLQDFTDAYPHQISGGMAQRVAIARGLVNRPSVLLLDEPLGALDALTRARLQGELQNIWAKEKITMILVTHDVDEAVFLGDRVVVMQPNPGRIRRILDIDLPRPRNRSDSRFIALRDDVLSDFAELH; this is encoded by the coding sequence ATGCTCAATAACAGCCTGACCCTGGAAAACATCAGCAAGCGCTTTGCATCCCGCCCGGGCAGCACCAGCCAGTTGCAAGTGCTGGACAATATCCAGCTGGACATCGCCCCTGGCGAATTTATCAGCATTGTCGGCGCCAGCGGCTGCGGCAAGTCCACCCTGCTGCGCCTGATTCTGGGCCTGGACGAGGAGTATGAGGGGCGCATCCTGCTCAATGGCCAGCCCATCGACGGCACGGGGCTGGAGCGCGGCATCGTGTTTCAGGACCATCGCCTGTTCCCCTGGCTCAACGTTGAACAGAACGTTGCCGTGGCACTGAAAAACTCGCCCCTGAGCACCAAGGAAAAGCGCGACACCGTGCGCGAACATATCGAGCTGGTGGGCCTGCAGGACTTTACCGACGCCTACCCGCACCAGATTTCCGGGGGCATGGCCCAGCGAGTGGCGATTGCCCGCGGGCTGGTCAATCGCCCCAGCGTGCTGCTGCTCGACGAGCCCCTGGGCGCCCTCGATGCCCTGACCCGTGCGCGCTTGCAGGGCGAGCTGCAAAACATCTGGGCCAAGGAAAAAATCACCATGATCCTCGTGACCCACGATGTGGACGAGGCGGTGTTCCTCGGTGATCGCGTGGTGGTCATGCAGCCCAACCCCGGACGTATCCGGCGCATTCTCGACATTGACCTGCCACGCCCTCGCAACCGCAGCGACAGCCGCTTTATCGCCCTGCGCGACGACGTGCTGAGCGACTTCGCCGAACTGCATTGA
- a CDS encoding ABC transporter permease has protein sequence MSSALAISHGSSRRYRGWVLPISVVALWWLASHMGWSQSGLLVSPEKVAATAWDQIASGKFWRAISASLTRNLSGFFIGTTLGLVLGCLLGLSHTFERLVGPSFNTFKQISLFAWIPLISVWFGLGDVAKVVFLSLAALVPVVVNTCDGLRNVPPNLLEVARVYRFSRWQTIVGVMLPAALPSIFTGLYLALVYSWLATIGAEYLLVSGEGIGNTLIDGSEHFMMDLVLFGMVVIGLVGWSLNALARIFERRMQRLYGIDPR, from the coding sequence ATGAGCAGCGCACTGGCTATCAGTCATGGCAGCAGCCGTCGCTATCGCGGCTGGGTGTTACCGATCAGCGTCGTTGCCCTGTGGTGGCTGGCCTCACATATGGGCTGGAGCCAGTCCGGGCTGCTGGTTTCACCGGAGAAAGTGGCGGCCACGGCCTGGGACCAGATCGCTTCGGGCAAGTTCTGGCGGGCCATCAGCGCCAGCCTGACGCGCAACCTGAGCGGCTTTTTTATCGGCACCACCCTGGGCCTGGTGCTCGGTTGCCTGCTGGGCCTGTCGCACACCTTCGAGCGTTTGGTAGGCCCGAGCTTCAACACCTTCAAGCAAATTTCGCTGTTCGCCTGGATCCCGCTGATCTCGGTGTGGTTCGGCCTGGGTGATGTGGCCAAGGTGGTGTTTCTGTCGCTGGCGGCGCTGGTGCCGGTGGTGGTGAATACCTGCGACGGCCTGCGCAATGTGCCGCCCAACCTGCTGGAAGTGGCGCGTGTGTACCGCTTCAGCCGCTGGCAAACCATCGTCGGGGTCATGCTGCCTGCCGCTTTGCCGTCGATCTTTACCGGCCTGTATCTGGCGCTGGTGTACTCGTGGCTGGCGACCATCGGCGCCGAATATTTGCTGGTATCGGGGGAGGGCATCGGCAACACGCTGATCGATGGCAGCGAGCATTTCATGATGGACCTGGTGCTGTTCGGCATGGTGGTCATCGGCCTGGTGGGCTGGAGCCTCAATGCCCTGGCGCGGATTTTTGAGCGACGCATGCAGCGCCTGTACGGCATTGATCCGCGTTGA
- a CDS encoding ABC transporter permease → MARAQTVTPQQYAPALPKDNVKRLPPAPTRPVRRVEVPRTSAWAATLGDRALPWLLPLALLGLWYLGVEQGWLSEQVLPPPAYVYDTLSDLFASGDLWINAAASLQRVVVGFALGGAMGVALGLAMGLSKTVEDYLLPTFNAIVQIPVLGWLPFALLLFGIGEPLKYVLIAKAALVPITLCTLQAFKQAPQGLLEAGRAYGFSRWQSVVFIVLPAAIPTLFTGLRLGFTKAWLSLVVVELVASSEGLGYLIVYGRQLFQLDLVMAAVVVVGAIGLVIDRGFDYAERRLNRGRAPVAGRLS, encoded by the coding sequence ATGGCCAGGGCACAGACCGTCACACCGCAGCAGTACGCACCGGCGCTACCCAAGGACAACGTCAAGCGTTTGCCGCCGGCACCGACGCGCCCGGTACGCAGGGTCGAAGTGCCGCGCACCTCGGCCTGGGCCGCCACTCTGGGTGACCGGGCCTTGCCCTGGCTGTTGCCGCTGGCCCTGCTGGGCCTGTGGTACCTGGGGGTTGAGCAGGGCTGGCTGTCAGAGCAGGTCTTGCCGCCGCCTGCCTATGTCTACGACACCCTGTCGGATCTCTTTGCTTCTGGCGACTTGTGGATAAATGCAGCCGCCAGCCTGCAGCGGGTAGTGGTCGGCTTTGCCCTGGGGGGCGCGATGGGTGTGGCGTTGGGGCTGGCGATGGGGCTGTCGAAAACCGTCGAGGATTATTTGCTGCCCACCTTCAACGCCATTGTGCAGATCCCGGTGCTGGGCTGGCTGCCGTTTGCCTTGCTGCTGTTCGGTATCGGCGAACCGCTCAAGTACGTGCTGATTGCCAAGGCTGCATTGGTGCCGATCACGCTGTGCACCCTGCAGGCTTTCAAACAGGCGCCCCAGGGCTTGCTGGAAGCCGGGCGGGCCTATGGTTTCAGCCGTTGGCAGAGCGTGGTGTTTATCGTCTTGCCTGCGGCCATTCCGACTCTGTTCACCGGGTTGCGCCTGGGTTTTACCAAGGCCTGGCTGTCACTGGTGGTGGTTGAACTGGTGGCGTCGAGCGAAGGGCTGGGTTACCTGATTGTTTATGGTCGCCAACTGTTCCAACTGGATCTGGTGATGGCCGCCGTGGTGGTGGTCGGGGCGATCGGGCTGGTGATCGACCGTGGTTTTGATTATGCCGAGCGCCGCCTTAATCGTGGCCGCGCACCGGTAGCGGGGCGCCTGTCATGA
- a CDS encoding ABC transporter substrate-binding protein: MATFKVNALLRKTRIAAVLAAVMAVPLAEADVLRVGVASAGGGDPVTFSGSPLGIVRNQQLLEKAFAGTGTEVQWFFFKGAGPAVNEALSNQQLDFAYQGDLPAVVGRSNGLDTRLLAALGVRANLYLAVPKGSDIKTIEDLKGKKVAVFRGTNGHLVSINLLAAHGMTERDIKVINLDAGSTQAALVSNGVDAAFGGRELFKLRDKGLIDIVYDNPEQDVRYTRQTALVVRGAYEKEHPGNVQKVVDTLVDAAKWTSEDSHRDEVFAEWAKSNDPVDSLRADFTGVSLRDRNSPLIDTFLLSRYQAVAEQAKDEKLIRRPVSIEGWFEPGYLQTALKAKGLENFWTAYGADGKQPTGNTVAGK; encoded by the coding sequence ATGGCCACATTCAAAGTAAATGCCCTGTTGCGCAAGACCCGCATTGCCGCCGTGCTGGCGGCGGTCATGGCTGTTCCGCTGGCCGAGGCCGATGTGTTGCGCGTCGGGGTGGCGAGCGCCGGTGGCGGTGATCCGGTTACGTTCAGTGGCTCGCCGCTGGGCATCGTGCGCAACCAGCAATTGCTGGAGAAAGCGTTCGCTGGCACCGGCACCGAAGTGCAGTGGTTCTTCTTCAAGGGCGCTGGCCCTGCGGTCAACGAAGCCTTGTCCAACCAGCAACTGGACTTCGCCTACCAGGGTGATCTGCCGGCGGTGGTCGGGCGCTCCAACGGCCTGGACACCAGGCTGCTGGCGGCCCTGGGGGTGCGGGCCAACCTCTATCTGGCAGTGCCCAAGGGCTCTGACATCAAGACCATCGAAGACCTCAAGGGCAAGAAGGTCGCGGTGTTTCGCGGTACCAACGGCCACTTGGTGTCGATCAACCTGCTGGCCGCACACGGCATGACCGAGCGCGATATCAAGGTGATCAACCTCGATGCCGGCAGCACCCAGGCAGCCCTGGTGTCCAATGGTGTGGACGCGGCCTTCGGTGGTCGCGAGCTGTTCAAACTGCGTGACAAAGGCCTGATCGATATCGTTTACGACAACCCGGAGCAGGATGTGCGCTACACCCGCCAGACTGCCCTGGTAGTGCGTGGTGCCTATGAAAAAGAACACCCGGGCAATGTGCAAAAAGTCGTCGATACGTTGGTGGATGCGGCGAAGTGGACGTCCGAAGACAGCCATCGTGATGAAGTTTTCGCCGAGTGGGCCAAGAGCAACGACCCGGTGGACTCACTGCGCGCCGACTTTACCGGGGTGAGTTTGCGGGACAGGAATTCGCCGCTGATCGACACCTTTCTGCTGAGCCGCTACCAGGCGGTGGCGGAGCAGGCCAAGGACGAAAAACTGATCCGCCGCCCGGTGAGTATCGAGGGCTGGTTTGAGCCCGGCTACCTGCAAACCGCCCTCAAGGCCAAAGGCCTGGAGAACTTCTGGACAGCCTATGGCGCAGACGGCAAGCAGCCAACTGGCAACACGGTAGCGGGCAAGTAA
- a CDS encoding TauD/TfdA dioxygenase family protein: MTIQVKPVAGRIGAQLEGVKLGGDISAEAFEFINQALLKHKVLFFRDQHLSDAEHEAFSRRFGDQVPHPTVRSAEQSAAILHLDAKETRANSWHTDVTFVANYPKISILRGVVIPPYGGDTVWANTASAYNDLPEPLKQLADNLRALHTNVYDYSTPRGTDESGLKRYREQFTAQVYETEHPLVRVHPESGERSLLLGHFVKEIQGVSSNDSRQLIRLFHDRITHVDNTVRWRWQEGDVVIWDNRATQHIAINDYGDAPRIVRRTTIDGDVPVGVDGRLSQALKPTPDTRSPKTEADKKHLAA; this comes from the coding sequence ATGACTATTCAAGTAAAACCCGTAGCGGGTCGAATTGGTGCACAACTTGAAGGCGTAAAACTGGGCGGTGATATCAGTGCCGAAGCATTCGAGTTTATTAATCAGGCCTTGTTGAAACATAAAGTCCTGTTCTTTCGCGACCAGCATTTAAGCGACGCCGAGCACGAAGCATTCTCCCGCCGCTTCGGCGACCAGGTGCCCCACCCGACCGTACGTTCTGCCGAGCAAAGCGCCGCCATCCTGCACCTCGACGCCAAGGAAACCCGTGCCAACTCCTGGCACACGGATGTGACCTTTGTAGCCAATTATCCAAAAATCTCCATCTTGCGCGGTGTGGTCATTCCACCTTATGGCGGCGATACCGTGTGGGCTAATACGGCCTCGGCTTATAACGATTTACCCGAGCCGTTAAAACAACTTGCGGACAACTTGCGCGCCCTGCACACCAATGTTTATGACTATTCGACGCCTCGCGGTACCGATGAATCCGGCCTTAAGCGTTATCGCGAACAGTTCACCGCCCAAGTGTATGAAACCGAACATCCGCTGGTACGGGTTCACCCGGAATCGGGCGAAAGAAGTTTGCTCCTGGGCCACTTTGTCAAAGAGATTCAGGGCGTCAGCAGCAACGACTCCAGACAACTGATCCGCCTGTTCCATGACCGTATTACCCATGTCGACAACACCGTGCGCTGGCGCTGGCAGGAAGGTGATGTGGTGATCTGGGACAACCGCGCCACCCAGCATATTGCGATCAACGACTACGGCGATGCCCCGCGCATCGTGCGGCGCACCACCATCGACGGCGATGTGCCGGTGGGGGTGGATGGCCGCCTGAGCCAGGCGCTCAAGCCGACCCCGGACACCCGCTCGCCGAAAACCGAAGCCGACAAAAAACACCTCGCCGCCTGA
- a CDS encoding purple acid phosphatase family protein, with product MIRPTLLALALFSVINSASAEPAAPLPHSPGAPYAATGLADRIVLTPGADPAREMAVTFRTDTRQQASQLQLAPALDGPQLAKAALEVEGTSISLDNENGGALFHQVRLHDLQPGTAYVYRVKGSDGWSEWLQFHTAAEGFKPFNFIYMGDVQNDILSLASRSIRQALQSVANPALIVHAGDLVSQREDLVHDDQWGEWNQAGGFNYAMIPQVLAAGNHEYLDGLNPDGSETRTLGPHWSRQFALPQNGVEGVKNTTYFVDYQGVRFIVLDGTSALDMGTLDQQTRWLEQSLKNSPARWNIVVTHQPVFTCARPEDTEPLKTAWKPLFERYAVDLVLQGHDHCYSRVSDEAGRVAAKAARAGGKVQGPVYMVSVAGSKMYGLNDRAHQQPDRSAEETQLYQTVDVQDSRLKVRSYTAAGKLYDAFDLERDGKNRNPLREPVKNLPAERACTQTAGPDGFACSSRAK from the coding sequence ATGATTCGCCCCACATTACTGGCCCTCGCGCTTTTTTCCGTGATCAACAGCGCCTCGGCAGAGCCTGCCGCGCCACTGCCCCACTCCCCCGGCGCGCCTTATGCCGCCACAGGCCTGGCCGACCGTATCGTGCTGACCCCCGGGGCCGATCCGGCTCGGGAAATGGCCGTTACATTCCGCACCGATACCCGCCAGCAGGCCAGCCAGTTGCAACTGGCTCCTGCCCTCGATGGCCCGCAACTGGCCAAGGCGGCGCTTGAGGTCGAAGGCACCAGCATCAGCCTGGACAACGAGAACGGCGGGGCGCTGTTCCATCAGGTGCGCCTGCACGATTTGCAGCCGGGCACCGCCTATGTCTACCGGGTCAAGGGCAGCGACGGCTGGAGCGAGTGGCTGCAGTTCCACACTGCGGCCGAGGGCTTCAAGCCGTTCAACTTCATCTACATGGGCGACGTGCAGAACGACATTCTGTCACTGGCTTCACGCAGCATTCGCCAGGCCTTGCAGAGCGTGGCCAACCCCGCATTGATCGTGCATGCCGGTGACCTGGTATCGCAACGCGAAGACCTGGTACACGACGACCAATGGGGTGAATGGAACCAGGCAGGCGGGTTCAACTACGCGATGATCCCCCAGGTACTGGCCGCCGGTAACCACGAATACCTCGACGGCCTCAACCCCGACGGCAGCGAAACCCGCACCCTCGGGCCGCACTGGAGCCGCCAGTTCGCCCTGCCGCAAAACGGCGTCGAAGGGGTGAAGAACACCACGTATTTTGTCGACTATCAGGGCGTGCGGTTTATCGTCCTTGATGGCACCTCGGCGCTCGATATGGGCACCCTTGATCAACAGACCCGCTGGCTTGAGCAGAGCCTGAAAAACAGCCCCGCGCGCTGGAATATCGTGGTCACTCACCAGCCTGTATTTACCTGCGCCCGCCCTGAAGATACCGAGCCGTTGAAAACCGCCTGGAAGCCGTTGTTCGAGCGCTACGCTGTGGACCTGGTGCTGCAGGGCCATGACCACTGTTATAGCCGCGTGAGCGACGAGGCCGGGCGCGTTGCGGCCAAAGCCGCACGGGCGGGCGGCAAGGTTCAGGGGCCGGTGTATATGGTGTCGGTGGCGGGTTCGAAGATGTATGGCCTCAATGACCGGGCGCATCAACAGCCGGACCGCAGTGCCGAAGAAACCCAGCTGTACCAGACCGTCGACGTGCAGGATTCAAGGCTCAAGGTGCGCAGCTACACCGCGGCTGGCAAGCTGTATGACGCTTTTGACCTGGAGCGCGACGGCAAAAACCGCAACCCCCTGCGCGAGCCGGTGAAAAACCTGCCCGCCGAACGCGCCTGCACGCAAACGGCAGGCCCTGATGGATTTGCCTGCAGCTCAAGGGCCAAGTAA
- the garD gene encoding galactarate dehydratase, translating into MTLIEHSDSPRSIRLHPRDNVAVVVNDQGVPAGTVFADGLVTVDFVPQSHKVTLAAIAEGGEVIRYGQVIGYALQAIAQGSWVNEDQLRMPTAPPLDSLPLATDVPAPQAPLEGYTFEGYRNADGTVGTRNILGITTTVQCVTGVLDHAVKRIKDELLPRYSHVDDVVALTHSYGCGVAISATDAYIPIRTVRNLARNPNLGGEALVISLGCEKLQAGQVMHDNDSSVDLSEPWLYRLQDASHGFTEMIEQIMALAEVRLKKLDQRRRETVPASELILGMQCGGSDAFSGITANPALGYASDLLLRAGATVLFSEVTEVRDAIYLLTSRAANETVARELVREMDWYDRYLAKGEADRSANTTPGNKKGGLSNIVEKSLGSIVKSGSSAINGVLGPGERVKGKGLIFCATPASDFVCGTLQLAAGMNLHVFTTGRGTPYGLAMAPVVKVSTRTELARRWPDLIDIDAGRIATGRATIEELGWELFQYYLDVASGKQQTWAEQHKLHNDITLFNPAPIT; encoded by the coding sequence ATGACGTTGATTGAACATTCCGATTCGCCGCGCTCGATCCGCCTGCACCCGCGGGATAACGTCGCGGTGGTGGTCAACGACCAGGGCGTACCGGCGGGCACTGTGTTTGCCGACGGGCTGGTGACAGTGGATTTTGTCCCACAGAGCCACAAGGTCACGCTGGCCGCTATTGCCGAGGGCGGCGAGGTGATCCGCTACGGCCAGGTGATCGGCTACGCATTGCAAGCCATTGCGCAGGGCAGTTGGGTCAATGAGGACCAACTGCGCATGCCCACCGCGCCGCCGCTCGACAGCCTGCCACTGGCCACCGATGTTCCTGCGCCGCAAGCGCCGCTTGAGGGCTATACCTTCGAGGGCTATCGCAACGCCGATGGCACGGTCGGGACGCGCAATATCCTTGGCATCACCACCACCGTGCAGTGTGTGACCGGCGTGCTGGACCATGCGGTCAAGCGCATCAAGGACGAGTTGCTGCCCCGTTACTCCCATGTCGATGATGTGGTGGCCCTGACCCACAGCTACGGCTGCGGCGTGGCGATCAGCGCCACCGATGCCTATATCCCGATCCGCACCGTGCGCAACCTGGCGCGCAACCCCAACCTGGGGGGCGAAGCGCTGGTGATCAGCCTGGGCTGCGAAAAACTCCAGGCCGGCCAGGTGATGCACGACAACGACAGTTCGGTGGATTTGAGCGAGCCGTGGCTGTACCGCCTGCAGGACGCCAGCCACGGCTTTACCGAGATGATCGAACAGATCATGGCGCTGGCCGAGGTGCGTTTGAAAAAACTCGATCAACGTCGCCGCGAAACCGTGCCGGCGAGCGAGCTGATTTTGGGCATGCAGTGCGGTGGCAGCGATGCGTTCTCCGGCATCACGGCCAACCCGGCGTTGGGCTATGCCTCGGACTTGCTGTTGCGAGCGGGGGCGACGGTGCTGTTTTCCGAAGTTACCGAAGTGCGTGATGCCATCTACCTGCTGACTTCCCGTGCTGCCAACGAAACCGTCGCCCGTGAACTGGTGCGCGAAATGGACTGGTACGACCGTTACCTGGCCAAGGGTGAGGCGGATCGCAGTGCCAATACCACGCCGGGCAACAAGAAAGGCGGGTTGTCGAATATTGTCGAAAAATCCCTGGGTTCCATCGTCAAATCCGGCAGCAGCGCAATCAATGGCGTGCTGGGGCCTGGCGAGCGGGTCAAGGGCAAGGGCCTGATCTTTTGTGCCACGCCTGCCAGCGATTTTGTGTGTGGCACATTGCAATTGGCGGCCGGGATGAACCTGCATGTGTTCACCACCGGGCGCGGTACGCCGTATGGGCTGGCAATGGCCCCTGTGGTGAAAGTCTCGACCCGTACCGAGCTGGCCCGACGCTGGCCGGATTTGATCGATATCGACGCCGGGCGTATTGCTACGGGACGGGCGACCATTGAGGAACTGGGCTGGGAACTGTTCCAGTACTACCTGGACGTGGCCAGTGGCAAACAACAGACCTGGGCCGAGCAGCACAAACTGCACAACGACATCACCCTGTTTAACCCGGCGCCGATTACCTGA